In Candidatus Eremiobacteraceae bacterium, the following proteins share a genomic window:
- a CDS encoding riboflavin synthase, whose amino-acid sequence MIRALGAVVDVQRRDGGVRLSVDAAGLKETPTPGDSVAVNGVCLTMAAHNSTVLDFDVIPETLARSNLGELTAGAHVNLELSLKVGERLDGHLVYGHIDATTIIVRIEPEGQGVRMWCAIPPALAPLVCEKGYVALDGISLTVAAVEEAGFAVALIPETLKRTTLGRKRTGDVLNIEADPVARYVAAVLRNRN is encoded by the coding sequence TTGATCCGCGCACTCGGCGCCGTAGTGGATGTCCAACGCCGCGACGGCGGCGTGCGCCTGTCGGTCGACGCGGCCGGGCTCAAGGAGACGCCTACACCGGGCGACAGTGTCGCCGTCAATGGAGTCTGCCTCACCATGGCGGCACACAACAGCACCGTGCTCGACTTTGACGTCATTCCGGAGACGCTCGCGCGCAGCAATCTGGGAGAACTCACTGCCGGAGCCCATGTCAATCTCGAATTGAGCCTGAAAGTCGGAGAAAGGTTGGACGGGCATCTCGTCTACGGCCACATCGACGCGACCACGATCATCGTTCGCATCGAGCCCGAAGGGCAGGGGGTTCGCATGTGGTGCGCAATCCCACCGGCGCTTGCGCCTCTCGTGTGCGAGAAAGGCTATGTCGCGCTCGACGGCATCAGCCTTACCGTTGCGGCGGTGGAAGAAGCCGGTTTTGCGGTGGCGCTCATCCCCGAAACGCTAAAACGCACAACGCTGGGGCGGAAACGCACGGGAGATGTGTTGAACATAGAAGCCGACCCGGTCGCCCGCTACGTGGCGGCCGTCCTACGGAATCGCAACTGA
- the ribH gene encoding 6,7-dimethyl-8-ribityllumazine synthase, which translates to MKRRFAIVRARFNEPITSALLDGALRGFSEAAGDEAKVDVAQVPGAFELPVAAKWLAESGDYDAVVCLGCVIRGETPHFDYVAGAAARGIARIALETGVPVIFGVLTTDTVAQAWARAGKKKRGTKSHTKADPGGGNKGYEAALAALAMAELKGALRKRPSRVKR; encoded by the coding sequence GTGAAGCGGCGCTTTGCCATCGTCCGGGCGCGCTTCAACGAACCGATCACGTCGGCGTTGCTCGACGGCGCGCTGCGCGGATTTTCCGAAGCCGCAGGCGATGAGGCGAAGGTGGACGTCGCGCAGGTGCCGGGCGCCTTCGAGTTGCCGGTCGCCGCGAAATGGCTCGCGGAATCGGGCGACTACGACGCGGTGGTGTGTTTAGGATGCGTCATCCGCGGTGAAACGCCGCATTTCGACTACGTAGCCGGCGCAGCAGCGCGTGGCATCGCGCGGATTGCACTTGAGACCGGCGTTCCGGTGATCTTCGGCGTGCTCACCACCGACACGGTGGCGCAGGCATGGGCCCGCGCGGGCAAAAAAAAGCGCGGCACGAAGTCGCACACGAAAGCGGATCCCGGCGGGGGGAATAAAGGCTACGAGGCCGCGCTTGCCGCTCTAGCGATGGCCGAACTAAAAGGAGCGCTTCGCAAGCGCCCATCCCGCGTCAAGCGCTGA
- a CDS encoding bifunctional 3,4-dihydroxy-2-butanone-4-phosphate synthase/GTP cyclohydrolase II, producing the protein MPLSPIEDAIADIRAGKMVIVMDDEDRENEGDLTMAAQMITPDAVNFMTKYGRGLICVSIIGKRLDELHIPMMVNENTSRFETAFTVSIEARGRTTTGISAFDRAATVAALLDPASTAADFVSPGHTFPLRAREGGVLVRAGQTEAAVDLARLAGLYPAGVICEILDDDGSMMRRPALEGFGARHGLKLATVKDLIAYRMRHEKLVKRIAEFDLPTIHGAFRGFGYESMLDGACHVALVMGEIGDGKDVLVRVHSECLTGDALGSKRCDCAAQRDAALAIIAHRKRGVFLYLHQEGRGIGLANKLRAYELQDSGADTVEANLKLGLPVDKREYGIGSQILHDLGVREMKIITNNPRKIIGLEGYGLTMAGRVPLVMDRDEFNSGYLRTKEEKLGHLLAEADRTK; encoded by the coding sequence ATGCCCCTCAGCCCGATCGAAGACGCGATCGCCGACATCCGCGCCGGCAAGATGGTCATCGTCATGGACGATGAAGACCGCGAGAATGAAGGCGACCTCACCATGGCCGCGCAGATGATCACGCCCGACGCGGTCAACTTCATGACCAAATATGGCCGCGGACTCATTTGCGTGTCGATCATCGGTAAGCGCCTCGACGAACTGCACATCCCCATGATGGTCAACGAGAACACCTCTCGGTTCGAGACGGCGTTCACCGTTTCGATCGAGGCTCGCGGGCGCACCACCACCGGCATCTCCGCGTTCGACCGCGCCGCCACCGTCGCCGCGCTGCTCGATCCGGCATCGACGGCGGCCGACTTCGTGAGTCCGGGCCACACATTCCCGTTACGCGCTCGCGAAGGCGGCGTGCTCGTGCGTGCCGGCCAGACCGAGGCGGCGGTCGATCTTGCGCGCCTTGCCGGGCTCTATCCCGCCGGCGTGATCTGCGAGATACTCGATGACGATGGATCGATGATGCGCCGGCCCGCGCTCGAGGGATTCGGCGCACGGCACGGCCTGAAACTCGCCACGGTGAAAGATCTGATCGCGTATCGCATGCGGCACGAGAAGCTCGTGAAGCGCATCGCCGAATTCGACCTGCCCACGATCCACGGCGCGTTCCGCGGGTTCGGTTACGAGTCGATGCTCGACGGTGCGTGTCACGTCGCGCTCGTCATGGGCGAGATCGGCGACGGCAAAGATGTCCTCGTGCGCGTGCACTCCGAATGCCTCACCGGCGATGCGCTCGGCAGCAAACGTTGCGACTGCGCGGCGCAGCGCGATGCAGCACTGGCCATCATCGCGCACCGCAAGCGCGGCGTGTTCTTATATCTGCACCAAGAAGGCCGCGGGATCGGCCTTGCGAACAAGCTGCGGGCGTATGAGTTGCAGGACAGCGGCGCCGATACGGTCGAGGCCAATCTCAAACTCGGCTTGCCCGTCGATAAGCGCGAATACGGGATCGGGTCGCAGATACTGCACGATCTCGGCGTGCGCGAGATGAAGATCATCACGAACAATCCGCGCAAGATCATCGGCCTGGAAGGCTACGGCCTCACCATGGCTGGACGCGTGCCGCTCGTGATGGATCGCGACGAGTTCAACTCAGGATACTTGAGGACCAAAGAAGAAAAGCTTGGCCATCTCCTGGCCGAAGCCGACCGGACGAAGTGA
- a CDS encoding serine hydrolase domain-containing protein — MQAVVLALTLLAAMPVTQPVFGSDSQRRVDALVHATMMHQHLPGLSIAIARRGHVLYARGYGFRDFAKQIPADTTTVYNIASNSKQFTAASIMLLQQEGKLNLDDKLSRYLPEFAHGAQITLSELLTHTSGIPDYVDLNDLPHRATAKQFADLVRAAPLDFPPGSRFEYSNTNYMILGLIVEQVSGTSYSSFVSRRIFDPLKMTNASTRVIPASQPDGALGYTYDGNIVLAPQTPDDLGYGDGTVNASVLDLVKWDAGLDDGHVVDAASWQAMTHSPLRVGYGPRGGYGFGLDLSTLYGHREVSHEGFNVGFASVNATFPDDGIEIVALSNGDPFDEDLFVKRLFAMLVSPTAEQLAADLRSAPGEDAAITSATKRLLAQMCAGHIEPRMITPKLTSVLTPAVARQTCIGAGATASPERFVYRGWQYRHGTKIYSYEAFYAGSVVAIDVSVASAHKIASIDIARED; from the coding sequence ATGCAAGCGGTCGTGCTCGCCCTGACGCTGCTCGCGGCTATGCCCGTGACGCAGCCGGTGTTCGGATCCGATTCGCAACGGCGCGTGGATGCGCTCGTTCACGCGACGATGATGCACCAACATCTGCCGGGATTGTCGATCGCGATCGCGCGGCGGGGTCACGTGCTCTACGCGCGCGGATACGGCTTCCGCGACTTTGCGAAGCAAATTCCCGCAGATACGACCACGGTCTACAACATAGCATCCAATTCCAAACAATTCACCGCCGCCTCAATCATGCTCTTACAACAGGAAGGCAAACTCAATCTCGACGACAAGTTGAGCCGCTACCTGCCGGAGTTCGCCCATGGCGCGCAGATAACGCTTAGCGAACTGCTCACCCACACATCCGGCATTCCAGACTACGTCGACCTCAACGATCTTCCGCATCGCGCCACAGCGAAACAATTCGCCGATCTCGTGCGCGCCGCGCCGCTCGACTTCCCGCCCGGTTCTCGCTTCGAGTACTCGAACACGAATTACATGATTCTCGGGTTGATCGTCGAGCAGGTCAGCGGCACGTCGTATTCCAGCTTCGTATCCCGGCGCATCTTCGATCCGCTGAAAATGACCAACGCGTCCACGCGCGTGATTCCGGCGTCGCAGCCGGACGGCGCGCTCGGTTACACCTACGACGGCAATATCGTGCTCGCGCCGCAGACGCCCGACGATCTCGGTTATGGCGACGGCACGGTGAACGCCTCGGTGCTCGACCTCGTGAAATGGGATGCCGGCTTGGACGACGGCCATGTTGTCGATGCCGCATCGTGGCAAGCGATGACCCACTCGCCGTTGCGCGTGGGCTACGGACCGCGCGGAGGCTACGGCTTTGGTCTCGATCTCTCCACTCTCTACGGGCATCGAGAGGTCTCGCACGAAGGATTCAACGTCGGCTTCGCAAGCGTGAACGCCACGTTTCCCGACGACGGCATTGAAATCGTCGCACTGAGCAACGGCGACCCATTTGACGAAGATCTCTTCGTGAAGCGGCTGTTCGCGATGCTCGTTTCGCCAACTGCAGAACAGCTAGCCGCCGACCTGCGATCCGCGCCGGGTGAAGACGCCGCCATCACGTCCGCCACCAAACGCCTGCTCGCGCAAATGTGTGCGGGCCACATCGAGCCCCGTATGATCACACCCAAACTAACATCAGTGCTGACGCCGGCGGTCGCGCGCCAAACCTGCATCGGCGCCGGCGCGACTGCGTCGCCCGAACGGTTCGTGTACCGCGGTTGGCAGTATCGTCACGGCACTAAGATCTATTCTTACGAAGCTTTCTACGCAGGCTCGGTCGTCGCGATCGACGTCAGCGTGGCGTCCGCGCACAAGATCGCGTCGATCGATATCGCGCGCGAGGACTGA
- a CDS encoding helix-turn-helix domain-containing protein: MSYETQLTCPVQRTIALMGDKWKILVFIALSDGARRFGQIQRVLDGVTAKVLTRQLRDLERNGFLLRTVFAEVPPRVEYELTELGRSFLPIVQQLKEWSAAHADELMARHELISA, translated from the coding sequence GTGAGTTACGAAACACAGCTGACCTGCCCGGTGCAGCGCACCATCGCGCTCATGGGCGACAAATGGAAGATCCTTGTGTTCATCGCGCTCAGCGACGGCGCACGTCGCTTCGGCCAGATCCAACGCGTCCTCGACGGGGTCACAGCGAAGGTATTAACGCGCCAACTTCGCGACCTCGAAAGGAACGGCTTCCTGTTGCGCACCGTCTTCGCCGAAGTGCCGCCGCGGGTGGAATATGAACTCACGGAGCTCGGCCGTAGCTTCTTGCCGATCGTGCAACAATTGAAGGAGTGGTCGGCGGCGCATGCGGACGAGCTGATGGCCCGCCACGAACTTATCAGCGCTTGA
- a CDS encoding DUF5069 domain-containing protein produces MDLTKTVPRSVKDLSLAGIVMLARTTDKARASAAGTVGEYHYNCGMDQKVLAFVGVDHEEFAKLASSNDDAKLLAILRERFLKKSPAEIAAYNEDYLKLSPDKGSDSEKYFLDLRAKVAPDRTDVTTWPDLLDLDENRSVPRKVAA; encoded by the coding sequence ATGGATCTCACAAAGACTGTCCCGCGCAGCGTAAAGGATCTCTCCCTAGCCGGCATCGTCATGCTGGCCCGGACGACCGACAAAGCGCGCGCGTCGGCCGCCGGCACCGTCGGCGAATATCACTACAATTGCGGCATGGATCAAAAGGTGCTGGCATTCGTCGGCGTCGACCATGAGGAATTCGCCAAGCTCGCTTCGTCAAACGACGATGCCAAGCTCCTGGCCATACTTCGCGAGCGCTTTCTGAAGAAGTCGCCCGCCGAGATCGCCGCCTACAATGAGGACTACTTGAAGCTGTCGCCCGACAAAGGCTCCGACAGCGAGAAGTACTTCCTCGACCTCCGCGCTAAAGTCGCGCCCGACCGGACGGACGTCACGACGTGGCCCGACCTGCTCGATCTCGATGAAAACCGCTCCGTGCCCCGCAAGGTCGCTGCGTAA